In one Watersipora subatra chromosome 6, tzWatSuba1.1, whole genome shotgun sequence genomic region, the following are encoded:
- the LOC137398144 gene encoding uncharacterized protein, translated as MDLNPRRLPMSILDNISRSDGFEPTEAADVYLSLVSDPKLVVALCLSAEQSDANNAVLNISTKIQQAANTGDSTGTDVSLEPEELKEFLEHTKPYNYTMLLIDEIFKTLRGVSHDEENELSEEISELCQTMAELHATVGTFRDTIIQYLQKKFSQLKSKAFSTFADCQKDIASNPTRTTKLETWISTLAKVDQEIIQVYEDLRRWSNGKLYGSTQQDMDKISQNVRSLTRRTNQLLFAAEECNDEGANSEEEDSVAEQKSSIHTTPSVHNQSVKSAVSKTRALVEAMKRETSSKETDLLSCSSQDTHGGIALAKDFAQAIATSFAQSMELQRVPVPSLYVFNGDPLEYADWEMAFSAVVDKSGISEEEKMRHLQRSVAGPARKTIQRYFRLKSPNATKQARQALREKFGDDFKICDAYKKELGSWPKIGGKDHNALTDYSEFLHQCLITMDDVPALCSLNDWSEIRKVVDKLPDWLVNQWKRKVTSYKRKHKIYPKLKDLTEFLQDEVEVNGTEVTTEGRGATAMVKPAINNKPKKSATLTVKSTEKTLTEKKTSSRPSHKFCYNCEMTNHMSVDCGHLRRKPHAEVIKLIKEKQLCFGCLRPGHSYKMCQNRAQCTKCSRRHPDCLHTEEKPEEKKKENIETVQACGKVQSTTDGFTSSMIVPVWVSHKNKPHQELLTYAMLDTQSSSTFMLDNLFDKLKCPATKTNLTITTLTSKKETTESLKISNLQVRGYRQSKKLNLPPTYTRQFIPFDKDHVPTRSKTTSWPHLQHVENELEELFECDAGLLIGYDCMSALAPIETIRAEGNVPYAVKTELGWSIVGTVDQRESADRLGISHRVIMKKSEAGNPLAFECKTTIKEKNFSNEITKIMQTDFTDIKDHSKAISIEDRSFLQQLSKNIHQDSEDCVTMPLPFRERPTDLPDNQKMAEKRLHLLGKKLQSEPMFRQQYTEFMTNLLDQGHAEEVTTPGKEGECWFLPHFAVFHSKKPDKIRVVFDGSAKFRQQSINDHLLQGPDLLNGLLGVLLRFRAKKIAIMCDIEKMFHQFRVAEHDRDYFRFLWWDDKMETVKVYRMVVHLFGATSSPGCATFGLRYLAQKHQSTHPKAADFIQQSLYVDDGLISVSSEQEAKELIESARDLCKKGNIRLHKFVTNSSEVLETVPPSERSQNLQEATITTTTPTQPERALGVLWSVETDTFRFTMPVSKEMQTRREILSLIASIYDPLGFLAPFIITGKQILQELCRRKADWESKLPSDLTPMWHKWTRGLRDLSELRIVRSNMIEEDAAKSEIHCFLDASTTGYGACAYLRQITKEGEVKCSYLLGKARVAPLKMITIPRMELQAAVVATQLVSVLERELKDLLPANTATHYWCDSMIVLNYISNDAKKFNVYVANRIQQIRDVSTPTQWHHIASGNNPADHASRGSEVKDIIRHWINPPSFLQQSDIKIPTTKLEKTTDKLPEARCLSTSVKEIPGLLGMMERYSKWETLVNTFAVFIRVAIHKKKQKLTPLQLRKKAIRLIIKTAQSRLENRHLKQLDPYTDDDGIIRIGGRLKYSTTLTIDLKHPAILPKTCHITNLIIQYYHRLTGHSGRGLTTATIRQNGYWITGLSTAVSTVIHNCVICKKLRGNTETQKMADLPAVRLEPATPFHYSGMDCFGPFHAKDGRREVKR; from the coding sequence CAACATAAGCACTAAAATACAACAAGCAGCTAACACTGGTGATAGTACTGGTACTGATGTGTCGCTAGAGCCTGAGGAACTGAAAGAGTTTTTGGAGCACACTAAACCATACAATTACACTATGCTGCTGATAGATGAAATTTTTAAGACACTTAGAGGTGTATCACATGATGAGGAAAATGAGCTGAGTGAAGAAATCTCAGAGTTATGTCAAACTATGGCTGAGCTGCATGCTACTGTAGGTACGTTTCGCGACACTATAAttcaatatttacaaaaaaaattctcACAACTGAAATCGAAGGCTTTTAGTACATTCGCTGACTGTCAGAAAGACATAGCTAGCAACCCTACCCGAACCACAAAGCTGGAGACCTGGATCAGCACCCTAGCGAAAGTGGATCAGGAAATAATCCAAGTATACGAAGATTTACGCAGATGGTCAAATGGAAAGCTGTATGGCAGTACTCAACAGGACATGGACAAGATTAGCCAGAATGTCAGAAGCCTCACTCGGAGAACAAATCAGCTACTCTTCGCCGCAGAAGAATGTAATGACGAAGGGGCAAACTCTGAAGAAGAGGACAGTGTGGCAGAACAAAAATCCAGTATACACACCACACCATCCGTTCACAATCAATCTGTTAAGTCAGCTGTTTCTAAAACACGAGCTTTGGTTGAGGCAATGAAAAGGGAAACTAGCAGTAAAGAAACAGACCTTCTAAGCTGCTCTAGTCAAGACACGCATGGAGGTATAGCACTAGCCAAGGATTTCGCACAGGCGATTGCTACAAGTTTTGCGCAGAGCATGGAGCTGCAAAGAGTACCAGTACCCAGCCTGTACGTGTTCAATGGAGATCCTCTGGAGTATGCTGACTGGGAGATGGCATTTTCTGCAGTAGTCGACAAAAGTGGAATATCTGAAGAGGAAAAGATGAGACATCTACAGAGAAGCGTAGCAGGTCCAGCTAGAAAAACGATACAGCGCTACTTCAGATTGAAGTCACCTAATGCTACCAAACAAGCCCGACAGGCTTTGAGAGAGAAGTTTGGCGATGACTTCAAGATATGCGATGCCTACAAGAAAGAATTGGGCAGCTGGCCAAAGATTGGTGGTAAAGACCACAATGCACTCACCGACTATTCAGAATTTCTGCATCAGTGCCTAATTACCATGGATGACGTTCCAGCTTTGTGCTCACTAAATGATTGGAGTGAGATACGAAAGGTAGTCGATAAACTACCAGACTGGCTAGTCAATCAATGGAAGAGAAAAGTCACGTCATACAAACGCAAACACAAAATATATCCAAAGCTGAAAGACCTGACAGAATTTCTACAAGATGAAGTAGAAGTTAATGGGACAGAGGTGACAACAGAAGGTCGTGGTGCTACTGCAATGGTGAAGCCAGCTATAAACAACAAACCCAAAAAGTCAGCTACACTAACTGTCAAATCAACAGAGAAGACACTTACCGAGAAGAAAACTTCAAGTCGGCCTTCCCATAAATTTTGCTACAACTGTGAAATGACCAATCATATGAGTGTTGACTGTGGTCATCTACGCAGGAAGCCTCACGCAGAGGTGATAAAACTGATCAAAGAGAAGCAGCTATGCTTTGGTTGCCTGCGGCCTGGTCATTCGTACAAAATGTGTCAGAATAGAGCGCAGTGTACCAAATGCTCCAGACGCCACCCTGACTGCCTACATACCGAGGAGAAACCTGAAGAAAAGAAGAAAGAAAATATTGAAACTGTTCAAGCCTGCGGCAAAGTACAGAGCACAACAGACGGATTTACATCATCAATGATTGTACCTGTTTGGGTGTCACACAAGAATAAACCTCATCAGGAACTACTTACCTATGCCATGCTCGATACCCAGAGCAGCTCTACCTTCATGTTAGACAACCTGTTTGACAAGCTCAAATGCCCAGCAACTAAAACAAACCTGACAATCACTACCCTCACTTCCAAGAAAGAAACAACAGAAAGTCTGAAGATCAGTAACCTTCAAGTAAGAGGATACAGGCAGTCTAAGAAACTGAACCTTCCACCGACATACACAAGACAGTTTATTCCATTTGACAAAGATCATGTTCCTACAAGAAGCAAAACTACTTCCTGGCCTCATCTTCAACACGTGGAGAATGAGCTAGAAGAACTCTTTGAGTGTGATGCTGGTCTGCTGATAGGATATGATTGCATGAGTGCATTAGCCCCAATAGAGACCATCAGAGCAGAGGGTAATGTTCCTTATGCTGTCAAGACTGAATTGGGATGGAGCATCGTGGGCACAGTAGACCAGAGAGAAAGTGCAGATAGATTAGGAATCAGCCACAGAGTAATCATGAAAAAGTCAGAGGCTGGAAATCCGCTAGCTTTTGAATGCAAAACAACGATAAAGGAAAAGAATTTTTCAAACGAGATTACAAAAATCATGCAGACAGATTTCACAGACATTAAAGACCATAGCAAAGCAATCTCTATTGAAGATAGATCATTTCTTCAACAACTGAGCAAGAACATCCACCAGGATTCTGAGGACTGTGTCACCATGCCACTGCCGTTTCGTGAGAGACCTACCGATCTACCAGACAACCAAAAGATGGCCGAGAAACGACTCCATCTACTAGGAAAAAAACTCCAAAGCGAACCTATGTTCAGACAGCAGTACACAGAGTTTATGACCAACTTACTGGATCAGGGTCATGCAGAAGAGGTCACTACACCTGGAAAGGAAGGAGAGTGTTGGTTTTTACCACACTTCGCAGTTTTTCACTCAAAGAAACCTGACAAGATCAGAGTAGTATTTGATGGCAGTGCGAAGTTCAGACAACAGTCCATCAACGACCACTTACTGCAAGGTCCCGATCTCCTGAACGGATTATTAGGAGTGCTTCTGAGATTCAGAGCAAAGAAAATTGCCATCATGTGTGACATCGAGAAAATGTTTCATCAGTTTCGGGTGGCGGAGCATGACAGAGACTACTTCAGATTCCTGTGGTGGGATGACAAAATGGAGACAGTCAAGGTATACAGAATGGTTGTGCACCTTTTCGGCGCTACATCTTCACCTGGTTGCGCCACATTCGGATTGAGATATCTGGCACAGAAACACCAGAGCACACATCCGAAAGCTGCAGACTTCATTCAACAATCTCTATATGTAGATGACGGATTGATATCAGTCAGTAGTGAGCAAGAAGCAAAGGAGCTTATAGAGTCAGCTAGAGATCTCTGCAAGAAAGGCAACATCAGACTACACAAATTTGTAACAAACTCATCAGAGGTGCTGGAAACTGTTCCCCCTTCAGAAAGATCCCAGAACCTGCAGGAAGCCACTATAACCACGACTACTCCAACACAACCAGAGAGAGCATTAGGAGTACTCTGGTCTGTAGAAACGGACACCTTTCGTTTTACCATGCCGGTCTCTAAGGAGATGCAAACTAGACGAGAAATACTATCCCTGATAGCTTCAATATATGATCCGCTAGGGTTCTTAGCACCTTTCATAATTACGGGAAAACAAATACTACAGGAGCTGTGTAGACGCAAAGCAGATTGGGAAAGTAAACTACCATCTGACCTGACACCAATGTGGCACAAGTGGACAAGAGGACTACGAGATCTTTCAGAACTACGTATAGTAAGATCTAACATGATAGAGGAAGATGCTGCTAAAAGTGAAATACACTGCTTTTTGGATGCAAGCACCACTGGCTATGGTGCATGCGCCTACCTCAGACAAATAACCAAAGAAGGAGAAGTGAAGTGTAGTTACCTGCTTGGAAAAGCAAGAGTGGCACCCCTCAAGATGATCACGATTCCGCGCATGGAACTTCAAGCTGCTGTTGTTGCCACGCAACTAGTGAGCGTACTTGAGAGGGAGCTGAAAGACTTGCTGCCGGCCAACACTGCTACACACTACTGGTGTGATTCTATGATTGTACTAAACTACATTTCAAATGATGCTAAGAAATTCAATGTCTACGTAGCAAATCGTATCCAGCAAATTCGAGACGTGTCAACACCTACACAATGGCACCACATAGCATCTGGAAATAACCCTGCTGACCACGCATCCAGGGGTTCTGAAGTGAAAGACATAATTCGACATTGGATTAATCCACCAAGTTTCCTTCAGCAGTCAGACATCAAAATACCCACAACGAAACTGGAAAAAACAACGGATAAGCTCCCTGAAGCACGTTGCCTCTCTACTTCTGTAAAAGAAATACCTGGACTTTTAGGGATGATGGAGCGGTACTCTAAATGGGAAACGCTAGTCAACACCTTCGCGGTGTTCATCAGGGTTGCCATacataagaaaaaacaaaaactaacacCCCTACAACTGAGAAAAAAAGCTATCAGGCTAATCATCAAAACAGCCCAAAGTCGACTAGAGAACAGACATCTCAAACAGTTAGACCCGTACACAGATGACGATGGTATCATACGCATAGGAGGGAGGCTAAAATACTCTACCACTCTCACCATCGACTTGAAGCACCCAGCAATTCTGCCAAAGACATGCCACATCACAAACTTGATCATACAGTACTATCATCGACTAACTGGTCACTCTGGAAGAGGACTGACAACTGCTACAATACGACAGAACGGATATTGGATCACAGGACTATCTACCGCAGTGTCTACGGTAATACACAATTGCGTAATATGCAAAAAACTAAGAGGAAATACGGAAACTCAAAAAATGGCGGACCTACCGGCCGTACGATTGGAACCAGCCACACCATTCCACTACTCCGGAATGGATTGTTTTGGGCCGTTTCACGCCAAAGATGGACGCCGTGAAGTTAAACGCTGA
- the LOC137398143 gene encoding uncharacterized protein — MASASEDIECEFCGLKNDKIVDPKKLPCGHINCMPCLTSHYKENDIFWCGLQLCGKVYKMSPEMLPDFDDALFCDTCVKKGQNKRQAVSYCTDCSRKFCPKHLELHDGALEDHHTIPMAQYLSKESPHMPDICTKHENQPLVMGCVPHDFQLLEDLAASLLSTMITVESAKKDEEYEKLFKEVSKVQSDYDAKTESMLQLIRKTRESQLNEVKLKYDTLERQVLENRQESQTKIADFIEDVLLKQWNSLRTHQELLETGTKSHPPAVIVRGFKKLKAQLDKITQEHLPNLKLTDQLQLKQIGERRDIELEVISSHDIIIEEQKAPPIQLPKSLTKLSSIQLPAHPFSICHYKGNTYIGLGDKTVSRVDIDNKIPNKFISTSGPMVKFYIIYPVLFSLIAGVSECAPLTTTLS; from the exons ATGGCTTCTGCATCAGAGGACATCGAATGCGAGTTTTGCGGtctaaaaaatgataaaatagttgATCCGAAGAAGTTACCATGCGGGCACATAAACTGCATGCCATGCCTTACGTCACACTACAAAGAGAATGACATTTTTTGGTGTGGTCTGCAACTTTGCGG CAAAGTGTATAAGATGTCCCCTGAAATGCTCCCAGATTTTGATGACGCGCTATTCTGTGACACTTGTGTCAAGAAGGGCCAAAACAAGCGTCAGGCTGTGTCATATTGCACAGATTGCTCCAGAAAGTTTTGCCCGAAGCACCTTGAG CTACACGATGGTGCCTTAGAAGACCATCATACAATTCCTATGGCTCAGTATTTATCAAAAGAAAGCCCCCATATGCCAGACATCTGTACAAAACATGAGAATCAGCCGCTAGTAATGGGAT GTGTACCACATGACTTTCAGTTGCTGGAAGATCTGGCTGCCTCCCTCTTGAGTACTATGATAACAGTAGAGAGTGCAAAGAAGGATGAGGAATATGAAAAACTCTTCAAGGAAGTATCCAAAGTTCAGTCGGACTATGATGCTAAAACAGAAAGCATGCTTCAGCTTATTCGTAAAACCAGAGAGAGTCAG CTGAATGAGGTTAAACTTAAATATGACACACTTGAGAGACAGGTGCTTGAAAACCGACAGGAATCACAGACTAAAATTGCGGACTTCATAGAAGATGTGTTGCTCAAGCAATGGAATAGCCTGAGAACCCATCAAGAGTTGCTTGAAACTGGGACTAAGAGTCATCCCCCA gcggtgattgtgagaggattcaagAAGTTAAAGGCCCAGCTTGACAAAATTACCCAAGAGCATTTGCCAAATCTCAAACTCACAGACCAGCTACAGTTAAAGCAGATAG GTGAGAGGAGAGATATCGAATTAGAAGTTATTTCCTCTCATGACATCATCATTGAAGAACAAAAAGCTCCACCTATTCAACTCCCCAAGTCCCTCACCAAACTGTCCTCCATACAACTACCAGCCCATCCCTTCTCCATCTGCCACTATAAGGGTAATACTTATATTGGACTAGGTgataagacagtcagcagagtaGATATTGATAACAAGATCCCCAACAAGTTCATCTCTACCTCCGGTCCA ATGGTCAAGTTCTACATCATATACCCTGTCCTCTTCTCACTGATAGCTGGAGTGTCAGAATGTGCGCCCCTGACAACAACTCTCTCATAA